Proteins encoded by one window of Flagellimonas lutaonensis:
- a CDS encoding DUF6747 family protein, whose protein sequence is MKKLLLVKEIYLEAFKNLGHILIEKYFKIFSWFCFIMFFVVLYAFIFRVSTGFAFD, encoded by the coding sequence ATGAAGAAATTATTACTTGTTAAGGAAATTTATTTAGAAGCTTTTAAAAATCTGGGTCATATATTGATTGAAAAGTATTTTAAAATCTTCTCGTGGTTTTGCTTCATCATGTTCTTTGTGGTACTCTATGCGTTTATTTTTAGAGTTTCCACAGGGTTTGCCTTTGATTAA
- a CDS encoding OmpA family protein — MRKPLLSVLAAFVLVSSVVRSQETDAAYQSVASVTVSDEMDGADPSTDRTDIKTKSLKKVKGMTAGYYLIANAYSKKKYRDKFIAQLTKKGLHAHYITNPKEGLSYVCVNHHMNWGDAVADYDSGIDGKYNDDLWILIIEEDFDDLVADKAVSNDKTKAKLIKKANEYYEMMWYKEAAKYYDLALEKNAGAYSREVLQRAGDSHYFNSNMEKAYKWYHLLYENYKDEISADNLFKYAHALKGNSKYGRAKRMMRLYKRKLKDEAGQRSARAALANEEIVDELLADADETEIKNLGINSKYSDFSPIYYGKDQMVYASAKDSGFLNTSRYNWNNQPYLDLYVAKINERSKTLDQSKKFSKKINTKYHEASVTFTADGATMYFTRNNTKGKKIIWGNKKVNYLKIYRSDLVNGEWTTGKELPFNGDDFSTGHPALSPDGKQLYFVSDRPGTMGKTDIFVVDVNDDGTYSEPRNLGPEINTPGREMFPFINDEKLYFSSDGHVGLGGLDIFESKRSGQGFEAPKNLGKPINSRLDDFSFIVREDTQEGYFASNRKGGKGDDDIYSFKRLQPEEAVNLNAITGTVTELITGDLMPNALVELLDENNIKLKETITGEDGTFLFEDLEGHTQYMVRVKQKEFFEEQQPIATLDNEVVTADVAMKRLKEMIVLEDGVKKLKTDMIHFDFDKSYIRSDAAEELDKLVEVMTEYPSMVIKIESHTDKFGPSAYNKYLSDKRAKSTRDYLISKGIDTSRIASAIGYGEERLLNECADGVPCSKEKHQENRRSEFIIVEM; from the coding sequence ATGAGAAAACCACTGCTTTCGGTTCTCGCGGCCTTTGTGCTGGTATCATCCGTTGTACGCTCGCAAGAGACCGACGCAGCGTACCAGTCTGTGGCCTCCGTTACGGTCAGTGATGAGATGGATGGTGCCGATCCAAGCACCGATAGAACAGATATTAAGACCAAATCGCTCAAAAAAGTCAAGGGAATGACCGCTGGCTATTACTTGATCGCCAACGCGTATTCCAAAAAGAAATATCGAGACAAGTTTATTGCCCAGTTGACCAAAAAGGGGTTGCATGCGCACTACATTACAAATCCCAAAGAGGGGTTGAGCTATGTGTGTGTGAACCACCATATGAACTGGGGCGACGCTGTGGCCGATTATGATTCGGGCATTGACGGAAAGTACAATGACGATCTTTGGATACTGATTATAGAAGAAGACTTCGATGACCTTGTTGCAGACAAGGCGGTATCAAATGATAAAACAAAGGCCAAGCTAATCAAAAAGGCCAATGAATATTACGAGATGATGTGGTACAAAGAGGCCGCCAAATACTATGACCTGGCCCTTGAAAAAAATGCCGGGGCCTATTCCAGGGAAGTGTTGCAACGGGCAGGAGACTCGCATTATTTCAATTCAAACATGGAAAAGGCCTATAAATGGTATCATTTGCTGTATGAAAATTACAAAGATGAGATATCGGCCGACAACCTGTTCAAATACGCCCATGCCCTTAAAGGCAACAGCAAATATGGCAGGGCCAAGCGCATGATGCGGCTTTACAAAAGAAAGCTAAAAGATGAGGCCGGCCAACGCTCTGCAAGAGCAGCACTTGCCAACGAAGAAATTGTAGACGAGCTTTTGGCCGATGCCGATGAAACGGAAATCAAAAATCTGGGCATCAACTCAAAGTACTCTGATTTCTCCCCCATATACTATGGCAAAGACCAAATGGTGTACGCATCTGCCAAAGATTCGGGCTTTTTAAATACCAGTCGGTACAATTGGAACAACCAGCCCTATCTTGACCTTTACGTTGCCAAAATAAACGAACGCTCAAAAACACTCGACCAGTCAAAAAAGTTTTCAAAAAAGATAAACACCAAATACCATGAGGCCTCCGTTACCTTTACCGCCGATGGCGCTACCATGTATTTTACCCGTAACAATACCAAGGGCAAAAAAATAATATGGGGCAATAAAAAGGTAAATTATCTAAAGATATACCGCTCTGACCTGGTCAACGGTGAATGGACCACAGGCAAAGAACTGCCGTTCAACGGCGATGACTTCTCAACGGGCCACCCAGCTTTGAGCCCTGATGGCAAGCAATTGTACTTTGTATCAGATCGCCCCGGCACGATGGGCAAGACCGATATTTTTGTGGTCGATGTAAACGATGACGGCACTTATTCAGAGCCGCGGAACCTTGGCCCAGAAATCAATACCCCCGGCAGGGAGATGTTTCCTTTTATAAATGACGAAAAACTATATTTTTCTTCGGATGGACATGTGGGCTTGGGGGGACTCGATATTTTCGAGTCCAAACGGTCAGGGCAAGGGTTCGAAGCACCAAAGAACTTAGGAAAGCCCATCAATAGTCGCCTCGATGACTTTTCGTTCATCGTGCGTGAAGATACCCAAGAGGGTTATTTTGCCTCGAACAGAAAAGGAGGCAAGGGAGATGACGATATTTACTCATTCAAGCGCCTACAACCAGAAGAAGCTGTTAATCTGAACGCGATTACCGGTACCGTTACCGAGTTGATCACAGGAGACCTTATGCCCAATGCCCTTGTCGAGTTGTTGGATGAGAACAACATTAAGCTAAAGGAAACGATTACCGGTGAAGATGGTACCTTCTTGTTTGAAGACCTTGAGGGCCACACCCAATATATGGTTCGTGTCAAGCAGAAAGAGTTCTTCGAAGAACAACAGCCCATCGCCACTTTAGACAACGAAGTCGTAACAGCTGATGTGGCCATGAAGCGTTTGAAAGAAATGATCGTGCTTGAAGACGGCGTTAAAAAGCTCAAGACCGATATGATCCACTTCGACTTTGACAAGTCGTACATACGATCCGATGCGGCCGAAGAGCTCGACAAATTGGTCGAGGTCATGACCGAATACCCGAGCATGGTCATTAAAATTGAATCGCATACCGATAAATTCGGTCCGAGTGCGTACAATAAGTACCTGTCTGACAAAAGGGCAAAATCTACAAGGGATTACCTCATTTCTAAAGGTATAGATACCTCCAGAATTGCCAGTGCCATCGGTTACGGCGAGGAACGCCTACTCAATGAATGCGCTGATGGTGTGCCCTGTTCAAAAGAAAAGCACCAAGAAAACCGGCGCTCTGAATTTATCATAGTTGAAATGTAA
- the tatA gene encoding twin-arginine translocase TatA/TatE family subunit produces the protein MIAQNILLGMLGPWQIVLIVVVVLLLFGGKKIPELMRGLGSGIKEFKDASREDDKIEGKSEADSKS, from the coding sequence ATGATTGCTCAAAATATTTTACTTGGTATGTTAGGACCATGGCAAATTGTACTGATTGTGGTCGTTGTGCTCTTGCTTTTCGGAGGGAAGAAAATTCCTGAATTGATGCGTGGGCTCGGCAGCGGCATAAAAGAGTTCAAAGACGCCTCTAGAGAGGATGACAAGATAGAGGGCAAAAGTGAGGCTGACTCTAAAAGCTAG
- a CDS encoding M23 family metallopeptidase, producing the protein MAKRVKKRKEIKRKLLHKYRLVILNESTFEEKISFKLNRLNVFVTGSIFIIVLIALTILLIAFTPLREYIPGYSSTRLKRQATELTYKTDSLMTVLNYTNRYLDNIRMVLRGDIENTQTNRDSLFERYKLDPNTVDLTPIKEDLELREQVELEDKYNLFERNIDGSWAVLFPPLTGEVSQGYDMDEKHYAVDITALKDSPVKAVADGTVIFAEWTSDTGNVIIIEHSDNLISAYKHCGSLTKSQGDFVNAGEVIASVGNTGELTTGPHLHFELWKDGKPINPQDYIDFN; encoded by the coding sequence ATGGCAAAGCGTGTCAAAAAAAGAAAGGAAATCAAGAGAAAGCTGCTGCACAAGTATCGGTTGGTGATACTGAACGAGAGCACCTTTGAAGAGAAGATCTCTTTTAAACTGAACCGATTGAATGTTTTTGTGACCGGCAGTATTTTTATCATTGTTCTGATAGCCCTGACCATTTTGCTCATTGCCTTTACACCGCTTCGCGAATACATTCCAGGGTATTCGTCCACACGGCTTAAACGACAGGCCACAGAGCTTACCTACAAGACCGATTCGCTGATGACCGTATTAAATTATACCAACAGGTATTTAGATAATATCCGCATGGTGTTGCGTGGCGACATCGAGAATACGCAGACCAATCGCGATTCGTTGTTCGAACGGTACAAGCTAGACCCCAACACGGTTGACCTGACCCCGATAAAGGAAGATCTGGAATTGCGCGAGCAGGTCGAGCTCGAAGACAAGTACAACCTATTTGAACGGAATATCGACGGGTCTTGGGCGGTATTGTTCCCTCCCTTGACAGGTGAGGTGTCACAGGGGTATGATATGGATGAAAAACACTATGCCGTAGACATTACGGCATTGAAAGACTCACCGGTCAAAGCGGTCGCCGATGGTACCGTAATCTTTGCCGAATGGACCTCTGATACGGGCAATGTGATCATAATCGAACATAGCGATAACCTGATCTCTGCATACAAGCATTGTGGTTCGCTCACCAAATCGCAGGGCGATTTTGTCAATGCCGGCGAGGTTATCGCATCGGTGGGGAACACTGGCGAACTGACCACCGGACCCCATCTACATTTTGAGTTATGGAAAGATGGAAAACCGATAAACCCACAAGATTACATAGATTTTAACTAG
- a CDS encoding GH3 auxin-responsive promoter family protein translates to MSIKAFAAKVFALYVHYKNSQWIKNPVEAQERLFKQLIKRGRSTAFGKDHGFDEINTHEDFVKKVPIRDYEAFRSYIDKMREGAEDVLWPGKPLYFAKTSGTTSGAKYIPITKESIKHQIEASRNAILSYIRETGNAGFVDGKMIFLQGSPELEEKNGIKFGRLSGISAHYVPNYLQRNRLPSWKTNCIEDWETKVEAIVEETINENMTVIAGIPSWVQMYFERLKAKTGKNIGDLFKNFELFIYGGVNYEPYRSKFEALIGRKVASIELFPASEGFFAYQDSQEDRGMLLLLNSGVFYEFIKADEFFDENPKRLTLKDVELGIDYAMIITTNAGLWAYNLGDTVRFVSLAPYKIIVSGRIKHFISAFGEHVIAKEVEEAMRLAIDKTGAQVNEFTVAPQTNPPEGELPYHEWLIEFEDAPKDLDHFSQLLDDAMQKQNSYYFDLLDGKILQRLKITKIKKGGFQDYMKSVGKLGGQNKVKRLANDRELAAALYAFKLRE, encoded by the coding sequence ATGTCCATAAAAGCTTTTGCCGCGAAAGTTTTTGCCCTTTACGTACACTACAAAAATTCACAGTGGATAAAGAATCCCGTTGAGGCACAAGAAAGGCTCTTTAAGCAACTGATAAAACGGGGAAGATCAACAGCCTTTGGCAAAGACCACGGTTTTGATGAAATCAACACCCATGAAGATTTTGTCAAAAAGGTGCCAATAAGAGACTACGAAGCGTTTCGCTCTTATATAGATAAGATGAGAGAAGGAGCCGAAGATGTGCTTTGGCCGGGCAAACCCCTCTATTTTGCCAAGACATCGGGCACCACATCGGGGGCAAAATACATCCCCATTACCAAAGAGAGTATCAAGCACCAAATAGAGGCTTCTCGAAATGCCATATTGAGCTATATACGCGAAACGGGCAATGCCGGTTTTGTGGATGGAAAAATGATCTTTCTGCAGGGGAGTCCCGAATTGGAAGAAAAAAACGGCATCAAATTTGGCCGGCTCTCCGGTATTTCGGCCCACTATGTGCCCAATTACCTTCAAAGAAACCGTTTGCCCAGCTGGAAGACCAATTGCATTGAGGATTGGGAAACAAAGGTCGAGGCCATTGTGGAAGAGACCATAAACGAAAATATGACTGTTATCGCTGGCATACCCTCATGGGTACAGATGTATTTTGAACGCTTGAAGGCCAAAACGGGCAAAAACATTGGCGATTTGTTCAAAAATTTTGAACTCTTTATTTATGGTGGGGTCAACTACGAACCTTACCGTTCAAAATTTGAAGCCTTGATTGGTAGAAAGGTGGCCAGTATAGAGCTGTTTCCGGCAAGTGAAGGGTTTTTTGCCTATCAAGATTCCCAAGAAGATAGAGGAATGTTGCTGCTTCTAAATTCAGGTGTTTTCTATGAATTTATCAAGGCAGATGAGTTTTTTGATGAAAACCCCAAAAGATTGACCTTAAAAGATGTTGAGTTGGGGATTGATTATGCTATGATCATCACGACCAACGCGGGATTGTGGGCCTACAACTTGGGAGATACCGTTCGGTTTGTTTCTTTGGCCCCTTATAAAATAATCGTCTCGGGCAGAATAAAACACTTCATTTCCGCCTTTGGCGAGCATGTGATTGCCAAAGAGGTTGAAGAAGCCATGCGGTTGGCCATCGACAAGACCGGGGCCCAAGTCAATGAGTTTACGGTGGCACCACAGACCAACCCGCCAGAAGGCGAACTGCCTTATCATGAATGGTTGATAGAATTTGAGGATGCCCCAAAAGACCTGGATCACTTTTCACAGCTATTGGACGATGCCATGCAGAAGCAGAACAGTTATTATTTTGATCTCTTGGATGGCAAGATTTTACAGCGCTTGAAAATAACCAAGATTAAGAAGGGAGGCTTTCAAGACTATATGAAATCAGTTGGCAAATTGGGAGGGCAGAACAAGGTTAAGCGGCTTGCAAACGACCGCGAGTTGGCAGCGGCACTCTACGCTTTCAAGTTGCGGGAATGA
- a CDS encoding DUF6909 family protein, which produces MIETKVVKTTRAQESTNAIERLYITMRHLLNRGFYKPSGVSGNALRNALLVLRPEIYGTIAEEKAELNGLLYVLERLPEGIEQCSYINLTSDEGFSKSHLTPIIPPKRRRNCYRIDAEQMNIEITRGRSDIYDILTHLTFLFIEADKICERVFIEEHKTTIRDWQKLEEFIIKEEKEENEREVALIHTANILGRTFEEMTEMHQKLAKSNDPDRFLNIVYWLGKLSLEERTTGNRRTITFSPLLRERLGHHIHGERWANTIKSALFENGLFERPLHIISANMHSVMNSLFARVALGKEFEGKPNLEIYEALSSPKNNGLRKKVEAHAVKNGMLFIDDRSGANIDVQIFDVAKFGKGACCYNFDNEKNNEQKPVIFVMDYAFGEQAYETIDELLKPFENDGKKHFLNVASISIMGKAGILDGGKGDLMIPTAHIFEGTADNYPFKNELSANDFEGNGLKVLQGTMVTVLGTSLQNRDILKFFHESTWNVIGLEMEGVHYQKAIQSASKIRNSIKNDIKVRYAYYASDNPLETGSTLASGGLGTTGVKPTYLITDKILKQIFDS; this is translated from the coding sequence ATGATTGAGACGAAAGTAGTTAAGACCACAAGGGCGCAAGAATCGACCAACGCCATAGAGCGTCTATACATTACCATGCGCCACCTTTTGAACCGGGGTTTCTACAAGCCCTCGGGTGTTTCGGGCAATGCATTGCGCAATGCTTTGCTGGTTTTAAGACCTGAAATTTATGGTACCATTGCAGAAGAAAAGGCCGAACTGAACGGACTTTTATATGTACTTGAGAGGCTGCCAGAGGGCATCGAACAATGTAGCTATATTAACCTTACCTCAGATGAGGGGTTTTCAAAATCGCACCTAACGCCCATTATACCTCCAAAAAGACGGCGAAATTGCTACCGCATCGATGCCGAACAGATGAACATTGAGATAACAAGGGGGCGATCGGATATCTATGATATTCTTACCCACCTGACCTTTCTGTTCATCGAAGCAGATAAGATATGCGAGCGGGTGTTCATAGAAGAGCACAAGACCACCATTCGGGACTGGCAAAAGCTCGAGGAGTTCATCATTAAAGAGGAAAAAGAGGAAAACGAGCGTGAAGTCGCATTGATACATACCGCCAATATTTTGGGCAGAACCTTTGAGGAAATGACCGAAATGCACCAAAAACTGGCAAAAAGCAATGATCCCGACCGTTTTTTGAACATTGTGTATTGGTTGGGCAAGCTTTCTTTGGAAGAACGCACCACCGGCAATAGGCGCACCATTACATTCAGTCCGCTTTTACGGGAAAGGTTAGGGCACCACATACATGGCGAACGTTGGGCGAACACCATAAAAAGTGCCTTGTTTGAAAATGGTCTTTTTGAACGTCCATTGCATATTATCAGCGCCAACATGCACAGTGTAATGAACTCTTTGTTTGCCAGGGTAGCCTTGGGAAAGGAGTTTGAAGGCAAGCCGAATTTGGAGATTTATGAGGCCTTGAGTTCACCCAAGAACAATGGCCTCAGGAAAAAAGTGGAGGCCCACGCGGTAAAGAATGGCATGCTTTTTATAGACGACCGGTCAGGGGCGAACATCGATGTGCAGATATTCGATGTGGCGAAATTTGGCAAAGGGGCGTGTTGCTATAACTTTGACAATGAAAAAAATAACGAACAAAAACCCGTTATATTTGTGATGGATTATGCGTTTGGAGAGCAGGCGTACGAGACCATCGACGAATTGTTAAAGCCCTTTGAGAATGATGGAAAGAAGCACTTTTTGAACGTGGCATCCATCTCAATAATGGGCAAGGCCGGAATTTTAGATGGCGGCAAGGGAGATTTAATGATACCAACGGCCCATATATTTGAGGGAACGGCAGATAACTATCCGTTCAAGAACGAGCTTTCTGCCAATGACTTTGAAGGCAACGGTCTAAAAGTATTGCAAGGTACCATGGTAACGGTTTTGGGCACCTCTTTGCAGAACAGGGACATTTTAAAGTTTTTCCATGAATCCACCTGGAATGTGATTGGACTTGAAATGGAAGGGGTCCACTATCAGAAAGCGATACAGTCCGCATCAAAAATACGGAACAGTATAAAAAATGATATAAAGGTGCGCTATGCCTATTATGCTTCTGACAACCCTTTGGAAACGGGTAGTACATTGGCATCGGGCGGCTTGGGCACCACAGGTGTAAAGCCGACCTATTTGATAACCGATAAGATTTTAAAACAAATATTTGATTCATAA
- the rfbB gene encoding dTDP-glucose 4,6-dehydratase: MLNNRQPILITGGAGFIGSNFIRYYLGRREDVHVVNLDKLTYAANLEGLSELEDKENYSFIKGDICDADLVSSIFEEYGIASVIHFAAESHVDNSIERPADFIKTNIEGTFTLLQVAKHHWLERQSGVSSDRRNRFHHISTDEVYGSLGAEGSFDETYPYAPNSPYSASKAAADFLVRSYHHTYGLNTVISNCSNNYGPHQHGEKLIPTIIRKALAEEPIPIYGDGKNVRDWLYVEDHCRALELVFEKGKSGETYAVGGNCEKTNLELAKNICSILDKKVPRNEGRYADLITFVKDRPGHDFRYAINSSKIKGALGWRPKEDLRSGLERTIDHYLEKYITKA, from the coding sequence ATGCTGAACAACCGGCAACCCATATTGATCACCGGCGGTGCCGGATTTATTGGAAGCAATTTCATAAGATATTATCTAGGTAGAAGGGAGGATGTACATGTCGTAAATCTAGACAAACTTACCTATGCCGCAAACCTTGAAGGTCTTTCAGAATTAGAAGATAAGGAGAACTATAGCTTTATAAAAGGCGATATCTGTGATGCTGATTTGGTATCGAGCATTTTCGAGGAATATGGTATTGCCTCGGTCATTCACTTCGCGGCCGAGTCGCACGTGGACAACTCCATAGAGCGCCCGGCCGACTTTATCAAAACGAACATTGAGGGTACGTTTACCCTTTTGCAGGTTGCCAAACACCATTGGCTAGAAAGGCAGTCAGGAGTTTCAAGCGACCGCAGGAATCGATTTCACCATATTTCGACCGATGAGGTCTATGGCAGTTTGGGTGCAGAGGGCAGTTTTGACGAAACCTACCCCTATGCCCCCAACAGTCCGTACAGCGCCTCTAAGGCCGCTGCTGATTTTTTGGTGAGAAGTTACCATCACACCTATGGCCTCAATACGGTGATCAGCAACTGTTCCAATAATTATGGTCCCCATCAACATGGTGAAAAATTGATTCCCACCATTATCCGAAAGGCATTGGCAGAAGAGCCGATTCCTATCTATGGAGACGGAAAAAACGTTCGCGATTGGTTGTATGTAGAAGACCATTGTCGTGCATTGGAACTCGTATTTGAGAAGGGGAAATCAGGCGAAACCTATGCGGTTGGCGGCAACTGTGAAAAGACCAATCTGGAGTTGGCCAAGAATATTTGCTCGATTTTGGATAAAAAGGTTCCTAGAAATGAAGGACGCTATGCCGATTTGATCACATTTGTAAAAGATCGCCCCGGACACGATTTTCGATATGCAATCAATTCCTCAAAAATAAAGGGTGCCCTAGGCTGGAGGCCTAAAGAGGATTTGCGATCAGGACTTGAAAGAACCATTGACCATTATTTGGAAAAATATATCACCAAAGCATGA
- the rfbA gene encoding glucose-1-phosphate thymidylyltransferase RfbA: MKGIILAGGSGTRLYPLTKVLSKQLMPVYDKPMIYYPLSTLISTRIREILIITTPHDTELFKELLGDGKQLGCSFSYEVQNEPNGLAEAFIIGKDFIGDDKVALILGDNIFYGSGLSNLLQEKSNPDGGVIFGYHVENPQRYGVVEFDDNGKVLSIEEKPQTPKSSYAVPGIYFYDNNVVEIAKNIKPSNRGELEITDINQAYLEMGKLQVSILDRGTAWLDTGTVSSLMRASQFVEVIEKRQGLKIGSIEEAAYNMGYITKEQLHKLARPLLKSGYGEYLMKLR, translated from the coding sequence ATGAAGGGAATCATTTTGGCAGGAGGATCTGGAACACGCTTATACCCTTTGACAAAGGTTTTGAGCAAACAGTTGATGCCCGTTTATGACAAACCCATGATTTATTATCCGTTGTCAACGTTGATTTCAACAAGAATACGGGAAATATTGATCATAACCACCCCGCATGATACTGAGCTATTTAAAGAATTGCTCGGTGACGGCAAGCAACTGGGATGTTCATTTTCATATGAGGTCCAAAACGAACCAAACGGTCTTGCTGAAGCCTTTATAATTGGAAAAGACTTTATTGGTGACGATAAAGTGGCCCTGATTCTTGGTGACAACATTTTTTATGGCTCAGGCCTGTCAAATCTTTTACAGGAAAAAAGTAATCCTGACGGGGGAGTGATTTTTGGCTATCACGTCGAGAATCCGCAACGTTATGGGGTGGTCGAATTCGATGACAATGGCAAGGTGTTGTCCATTGAAGAAAAACCGCAAACCCCAAAGTCCTCCTATGCGGTGCCAGGCATTTATTTTTATGATAACAATGTGGTTGAAATTGCCAAAAATATTAAGCCAAGCAATAGGGGCGAACTTGAGATAACAGATATTAATCAGGCGTATCTTGAAATGGGAAAATTACAGGTAAGTATTTTGGATCGCGGAACAGCATGGCTTGATACGGGTACTGTTTCATCATTGATGAGAGCCTCACAATTTGTAGAAGTCATAGAAAAACGGCAGGGCCTCAAGATTGGATCAATAGAGGAGGCCGCTTACAATATGGGATATATCACCAAAGAGCAACTTCATAAATTGGCAAGGCCACTATTGAAGAGTGGTTATGGTGAATATTTAATGAAATTGCGATAG
- the rfbC gene encoding dTDP-4-dehydrorhamnose 3,5-epimerase encodes MKILKTIFEECYLIQHEVFKDGRGTFQEAYNKKAFEHLTGTKVDFVQDNLSTSKKGVLRGLHFQKEPHAQAKLIRVVKGEVLDVVVDLRKSSKTFGQHYKMRLSAEMGTSFFLPKGMAHGFLSLSDEVIFHYKCDSFYNPNAENGIAFNDPDLAIDWGCPINKLMLSEKDRRLPTFNSLNL; translated from the coding sequence ATGAAGATTTTAAAAACAATATTTGAAGAGTGCTACCTAATACAGCACGAAGTGTTCAAAGATGGACGCGGCACTTTTCAGGAGGCCTACAACAAAAAAGCATTTGAACACTTGACCGGCACCAAGGTAGATTTTGTGCAAGACAACCTGTCAACCTCTAAAAAAGGGGTTTTGCGGGGTCTTCATTTTCAGAAAGAACCCCATGCCCAGGCCAAGTTGATACGGGTGGTGAAGGGCGAGGTGCTGGATGTTGTGGTCGATCTTAGAAAGAGCAGCAAAACCTTTGGCCAGCACTATAAGATGCGATTGAGTGCAGAAATGGGTACTTCATTTTTTTTACCGAAAGGTATGGCACATGGTTTTCTAAGTCTTTCCGATGAGGTGATTTTCCACTACAAGTGCGATTCTTTCTATAACCCCAATGCAGAAAATGGTATTGCTTTCAACGACCCGGATTTGGCCATTGATTGGGGGTGTCCAATAAACAAGCTCATGCTATCAGAAAAAGATAGGCGCTTGCCAACATTCAATTCATTGAACTTATGA
- the rfbD gene encoding dTDP-4-dehydrorhamnose reductase: MKRILVTGAGGQLGLTLQELAPNYPELSFDFKTSEELDITKKAMLGKTISDDQYHYCINCAAFTNVEDAEKNPPQAFEVNAEGVKNLAETCKKNKVVLIHISTDYVFDGEKDSPYLPGDKPNPINEYGRSKLQGERYVQKILDHFYIVRTSWLYSKKHGKNFYRTILEKAKKGETLKVTDTQIGCPTNTISLTKFLFEELIKKEPPFGIYHFTDGEAISWYEFAKRILKEQRLVNSCIKAGRIRANVLRPKNSILGQR; encoded by the coding sequence ATGAAAAGAATATTGGTAACCGGTGCTGGAGGCCAACTTGGGCTTACCCTTCAAGAACTGGCCCCTAACTATCCAGAACTGAGTTTTGATTTTAAGACAAGTGAAGAACTTGATATAACCAAGAAGGCAATGTTGGGCAAAACCATTAGTGATGACCAATACCACTACTGCATCAATTGTGCCGCATTCACCAATGTGGAAGACGCGGAGAAGAATCCCCCCCAAGCCTTTGAGGTAAATGCAGAGGGGGTAAAGAACTTAGCGGAAACTTGCAAAAAAAACAAGGTGGTATTGATACATATCTCTACCGATTATGTTTTTGACGGAGAAAAAGACAGTCCCTATTTGCCCGGCGATAAACCCAACCCCATCAATGAATACGGCAGGTCAAAGCTACAAGGGGAAAGATATGTTCAAAAAATACTGGACCACTTCTATATTGTACGAACCTCATGGCTTTATAGTAAAAAACATGGCAAGAATTTTTATCGGACCATTCTGGAAAAAGCTAAAAAAGGAGAAACCCTGAAAGTTACTGATACGCAAATTGGGTGTCCAACAAATACAATATCATTGACCAAATTCTTGTTTGAAGAATTGATAAAGAAAGAACCACCTTTTGGAATCTATCACTTTACTGATGGTGAAGCCATCTCTTGGTATGAGTTTGCGAAGCGAATTTTAAAGGAGCAGAGACTTGTAAACAGTTGTATAAAGGCGGGTCGAATAAGGGCAAATGTTTTAAGGCCAAAAAACTCAATTCTTGGTCAACGATAA